GCTCGGTCATGCTGACCGGCACCATCGGCAGCCGGGCCATCCTGATCGTGGACGGCGCGCCGCCCAAGACCGTGGCCGTCGGGGAAACCTTCCAGGGCGTCAAGCTCGTGTCCTTGCAGGCCGAGCTGGCGGTGGTCGAGCTCGAGGGCAAGCGCCTCAACCTGCGCATGGACACGCCCGTGAGCATCGGCGGCGGGGGCGGCACGGGCACCGGCAGCCGCATCGTGCTGCCGGCCGACAGCCGCGGCCACTTCATGACGCAGGGCGCCATCAACGGCCGCCCCGTCACCTTCATGCTCGACACCGGCGCCACCTCGGTCGCGATGTCGGCCGCCGACGCGCAGCGCATCGGGCTGGACTACAGCAAGGGCCAGCGCGTGCAGATGAGCACCGCCAACGGCGTGGCGAGCGGCTACAAGCTGCGGCTGCAGTCGGTGCGCGTGGGCGACGTGGAGGTGTATGACATCGACGCCATCGTCTCGCCGCAGCCCATGCCTTTCGTGCTGCTGGGCAACAGCTTCATCAATCGCTTTTCGATGCGCCGCGACGCGGACCAGATGGTCCTCGAGAAACGCTATTGAGCGCTGGCGTCAGGGCTGCGCGGCCGTGACCACGATCTCGATCTTGTAGGCCGCATTGGCCATCTTGGCCTGCACCGTCGCGCGCGGCGGGGTGTTGCCGGCGGGAATCCACGCATCCCAGACCTCGTTCATGGCCGTGATGTCGGTGATGTCCGCCAGGAAGATCTGCGCCATGAGGATGCGCGACTTGTCGCTGCCCGCCTCGGCCAGCAGGCGCTCGACCATGGCCAGCACCTGCGTGGCCTGGCCGCGGATGTCCTGCGAGGTGTCGTCGGGCACCTGGCCCGCCAGGTAGACGGTGCCGTTGTGCACGGCCGTTTCCGAGAGGCGCGGACCGACGTGGTGGCGGGTGATGGATGCCATGGTGTTCAAGCCTTTTTCTTCGAGCCGAGTTTCGACTCCGTGCCGGCCGCGAGCCGGCGGATGTTTTCGCGGTGCCGCCAGACCAGCAGCAAGCTCATGATGATGATCGCAATCAGCACCGTGCGGTCAAGCGGCCACGCAATGTTTCCGCCCAGCAGGTAGTAGGCCGGCGCAAAGAAGGCCGCCGCCAGCGCCGCCAGCGACGAATAGCGGAAGAACACCGCGATGATCAGCCAGGTGGCGCCGGTGGCCAGCCCGAGCCAGGGCGCAATGCCCATCAGCACG
The Variovorax sp. OAS795 genome window above contains:
- a CDS encoding retropepsin-like aspartic protease, whose product is MKSLVVAVQLLAAAAGAHAASSVMLTGTIGSRAILIVDGAPPKTVAVGETFQGVKLVSLQAELAVVELEGKRLNLRMDTPVSIGGGGGTGTGSRIVLPADSRGHFMTQGAINGRPVTFMLDTGATSVAMSAADAQRIGLDYSKGQRVQMSTANGVASGYKLRLQSVRVGDVEVYDIDAIVSPQPMPFVLLGNSFINRFSMRRDADQMVLEKRY
- a CDS encoding RidA family protein; amino-acid sequence: MASITRHHVGPRLSETAVHNGTVYLAGQVPDDTSQDIRGQATQVLAMVERLLAEAGSDKSRILMAQIFLADITDITAMNEVWDAWIPAGNTPPRATVQAKMANAAYKIEIVVTAAQP